A section of the Oncorhynchus gorbuscha isolate QuinsamMale2020 ecotype Even-year linkage group LG06, OgorEven_v1.0, whole genome shotgun sequence genome encodes:
- the LOC124037179 gene encoding lysophosphatidylserine lipase ABHD12-like, giving the protein MQRTGVSVSKHLRMRKRTGDHDSEEQKTDGNKTKVSLSAQPRPSPHLLWWFKRGLLAVCVIYVSVPFMMPLFPDIIKHLVYSHRVRVPFFVDHSQPADLSLNHTMNMYLTSEQGISLGVWHTVPESQWKEAKGKDLEWYQDSLGAGNPIIIYLHGNGGTRAASHRVGVINLLSAMDYHVLALDYRGFGDSTGEPTEVGITTDTLYLYQWVKARSGSSLVVLWGHSLGTGVATNTAVKLMEHGIVVDGVIIEGAYTNIRQKGAHHPFGWFYWKFPGFEYFFLDTMAENNIIFPNDENLKRMRSPLLILHAEDDNVVPIHMAQQLYEIAQSAQNSENRVKMVPFARSLGYLHNGLYKDPRMPNIIGEFVHSLPP; this is encoded by the exons ATGCAGAGGACTGGTGTCTCGGTTAGTAAACATCtcaggatgaggaagaggaccgGTGACCATGATTCCGAGGAGCAGAAGACTGACGGAAATAAAACTAAGGTGTCATTGAGTGCGCAGCCGAG ACCTAGCCCCCATTTGTTGTGGTGGTTCAAAAGAGGTCTCCTGGCTGTATGTGTCATTTATGTTTCTGTGCCTTTCATGATGCCACTGTTTCCTGACATCATAAAGCACCTGGTTTATTCTCACAGAG TCAGGGTCCCATTCTTCGTCGACCATAGCCAGCCAGCCGACCTGTCTCTTAACCACACAATGAACATGTACCTTACATCCGAACAAGGGATCTCATTGGGCGTATG GCACACAGTCCCTGAAAGTCAGTGGAAAGAGGCAAAGGGAAAGGACTTGGAATGGTACCAAGATTCTTTGGGAGCTGGAAATCCGATCATCATTTATCTCCATGGCAATGGAGGCACAAG GGCAGCAAGTCACCGTGTGGGAGTAATAAAT CTACTGAGTGCAATGGATTACCATGTTTTGGCTTTGGACTACAGAG GTTTTGGGGACTCCACCGGAGAGCCCACTGAAGTTGGTATAACCACTGACACCCTCTACTTGTACCAGTGGGTAAAAGCCCGCAGTGGGAGCAGTCTGGTGGTATTATGGGGACACTCCCTTGGCACTGG AGTGGCCACTAATACTGCAGTCAAACTAATGGAACATG GGATTGTTGTTGATGGTGTGATCATTGAGGGAGCATACACCAACATTCGACAGAAGGGTGCTCATCATCCGTTTGGCTGG TTTTATTGGAAGTTCCCAGGTTTTGAGTACTTTTTCCTGGACACAATGGCAGAAAACAATATAATCTTCCCTAATGACGAAAA CTTGAAGAGGATGAGGAGTCCTCTTCTGATACTTCATGCAGAGGATGACAACGTAGTGCCTATCCACATGGCTCAGCAG CTATATGAAATTGCACAGAGTGCCCAAAATTCAGAGAATCGAGTTAAGATGGTACCATTCGCCAGATCCCTTGGGTACCTTCACAATGGATTGTACAAAGACCCTCGCATGCCCAACATTATTGG GGAATTTGTACATTCATTGCCCCCCTAA
- the LOC124038126 gene encoding serum amyloid P-component-like isoform X2 — MFTFPKESVSDHVGLIPKGENYPSVTVCLRYFTDVKRAFSIFSMATPTSTNDFLLFKESNGDMELHVRYVGSTFTGLPDEQNMWMALCGSWDSVTGLSQVWINGKPSARKMGHTAGSVLNGKPIIILGQDQDSYGGNFDKGQSFIGQFTDVHMWNYVLSPCEIQRFTSDLNFTPGNVLNWRSLEYTINGHVVLEHKQTPCQ, encoded by the exons ATGTTCACATTTCCAAAGGAGTCCGTCTCTGATCATGTGGGGCTAATACCAAAGGGAGAAAACTATCCTTCTGTGACAGTATGTCTCAG GTATTTCACAGATGTCAAGAGGGCGTTTTCCATCTTTTCCATGGCAACTCCGACAAGCACCAATGACTTTCTGTTGTTCAAAGAGTCCAATGGTGACATGGAGCTACATGTTAGATATGTGGGAAGTACATTCACAGGGCTACCAGATGAGCAGAACATGTGGATGGCTCTGTGTGGGAGCTGGGACTCAGTCACCGGACTCAGTCAGGTTTGGATCAATGGGAAGCCAAGTGCAAGGAAGATGGGACACACTGCTGGGAGTGTGCTGAATGGAAAACCAATCATAATCCTAGGTCAGGACCAGGATTCTTATGGTGGAAATTTTGATAAAGGACAATCGTTTATTGGTCAATTCACTGATGTACACATGTGGAATTATGTTCTGTCACCTTGTGAGATCCAGCGCTTCACAAGCGACTTAAATTTCACCCCTGGGAATGTACTTAATTGGAGGTCCCTTGAATACACGATTAATGGGCATGTTGTTCTAGAACACAAACAAACTCCCTGCCAATAA
- the LOC124038126 gene encoding serum amyloid P-component-like isoform X1, which yields MERLFLVHVLFKMCWAVPQDLSGKMFTFPKESVSDHVGLIPKGENYPSVTVCLRYFTDVKRAFSIFSMATPTSTNDFLLFKESNGDMELHVRYVGSTFTGLPDEQNMWMALCGSWDSVTGLSQVWINGKPSARKMGHTAGSVLNGKPIIILGQDQDSYGGNFDKGQSFIGQFTDVHMWNYVLSPCEIQRFTSDLNFTPGNVLNWRSLEYTINGHVVLEHKQTPCQ from the exons ATGGAGAGACTCTTTCTTGTGCATGTTCTGTTTAAAATGTGCTGGGCTGTGCCTCAAG ACCTCTCAGGTAAAATGTTCACATTTCCAAAGGAGTCCGTCTCTGATCATGTGGGGCTAATACCAAAGGGAGAAAACTATCCTTCTGTGACAGTATGTCTCAG GTATTTCACAGATGTCAAGAGGGCGTTTTCCATCTTTTCCATGGCAACTCCGACAAGCACCAATGACTTTCTGTTGTTCAAAGAGTCCAATGGTGACATGGAGCTACATGTTAGATATGTGGGAAGTACATTCACAGGGCTACCAGATGAGCAGAACATGTGGATGGCTCTGTGTGGGAGCTGGGACTCAGTCACCGGACTCAGTCAGGTTTGGATCAATGGGAAGCCAAGTGCAAGGAAGATGGGACACACTGCTGGGAGTGTGCTGAATGGAAAACCAATCATAATCCTAGGTCAGGACCAGGATTCTTATGGTGGAAATTTTGATAAAGGACAATCGTTTATTGGTCAATTCACTGATGTACACATGTGGAATTATGTTCTGTCACCTTGTGAGATCCAGCGCTTCACAAGCGACTTAAATTTCACCCCTGGGAATGTACTTAATTGGAGGTCCCTTGAATACACGATTAATGGGCATGTTGTTCTAGAACACAAACAAACTCCCTGCCAATAA